One genomic segment of Novosphingobium sp. RL4 includes these proteins:
- a CDS encoding ABC transporter ATP-binding protein produces the protein MVNISIKGLSVSLGRREVVRRIDANLKPGELVGVIGPNGAGKSTLVRAILGLLPLREGAVHIDGEALTSLAPRDIARRIAYLPQGQTLHWPLTVERLVALGRLPHLGPMSKISAQDQAIVQEAMERADVTHLAGRVATELSGGERARAMLARALAVGAGALVADEPLASLDPGHQIDVMELLLGEARNGKLVVAVLHDLTMAARYCDRLLLVDKGELVAEGAPREVLTAERLRTVYGIRSQVDMTGPAPFVVPLERIRESGDWS, from the coding sequence GTGGTAAATATCTCCATCAAGGGCCTTTCGGTCTCCCTGGGCCGCCGCGAAGTGGTGCGCCGGATTGACGCAAACCTCAAGCCCGGAGAACTGGTTGGCGTCATCGGGCCGAACGGGGCCGGGAAATCAACTTTGGTGCGGGCGATACTGGGGCTTCTCCCGCTGCGCGAAGGTGCAGTCCATATCGACGGCGAAGCACTGACATCGCTGGCCCCGCGCGATATTGCACGGCGGATAGCTTACCTGCCGCAAGGACAGACGCTGCATTGGCCGCTTACGGTCGAGCGGCTTGTTGCATTGGGCAGGCTGCCGCATCTCGGACCGATGTCGAAGATATCGGCACAAGATCAGGCCATCGTGCAAGAGGCCATGGAACGCGCCGACGTAACCCATCTGGCCGGACGGGTCGCTACGGAGTTGTCCGGCGGCGAACGTGCGCGGGCCATGCTCGCCCGCGCGCTCGCCGTAGGAGCGGGAGCACTGGTGGCGGACGAACCCCTCGCCTCGCTCGATCCCGGCCACCAGATCGACGTGATGGAACTGCTCCTCGGCGAAGCGCGGAACGGCAAGCTGGTCGTCGCCGTTCTTCACGACCTCACGATGGCGGCGCGCTATTGCGACCGGCTGCTGCTTGTCGACAAGGGAGAGCTGGTAGCCGAAGGCGCGCCCCGGGAGGTACTGACGGCCGAGCGGCTGCGCACCGTCTACGGGATAAGGAGCCAGGTCGACATGACCGGCCCCGCGCCGTTCGTCGTTCCGCTCGAACGCATACGCGAAAGCGGGGACTGGTCCTGA
- a CDS encoding NADP-dependent oxidoreductase yields MKGYILDRYGKGQTLRLGDLPDPVPSADEVLVEIQATGLNQLDGKIRDGAFKPILPYKPPFVLGHDLAGVVLSVGSKVRRFKAGDAVYARPRDGKIGTFAERIAVNEADLAHKPANLSMEDAASLPLVALTVWQVLVEQAQLKAGQKILIHAGSGGVGTIAIQLAKHLGATVATTTSAANADLVRSLGADVVIDYRTQDFSALLSGYDVVLNSLDAKTLEASLKVLKPGGQLISISGPPDPAFARALGLNGVLRLVLRLISAGIRRKARRVGVDYSFLFMRADGRQLGEIAKLIEDGTIRPVVDRIFRFSLLNEAMAYVDGGRTKGKVVVSLKGTA; encoded by the coding sequence ATGAAGGGCTATATTCTGGATCGCTACGGCAAGGGGCAGACCCTTCGTCTCGGCGATCTGCCCGATCCGGTACCCAGCGCGGACGAGGTGCTGGTCGAAATCCAGGCGACTGGGCTCAACCAACTCGACGGCAAGATTCGCGACGGTGCGTTCAAACCGATACTGCCGTACAAGCCCCCTTTCGTGCTGGGTCACGATTTGGCCGGGGTCGTCCTGTCGGTCGGCTCGAAGGTGCGACGCTTCAAGGCGGGTGATGCCGTCTATGCGCGCCCTCGCGATGGTAAGATCGGCACGTTTGCGGAGCGCATCGCGGTCAACGAAGCCGATCTTGCCCACAAGCCTGCCAACCTTTCGATGGAGGACGCGGCCTCACTGCCACTGGTCGCGCTCACCGTCTGGCAGGTGCTGGTCGAACAGGCGCAGTTAAAGGCCGGGCAGAAAATCCTGATCCACGCCGGGTCGGGCGGCGTCGGCACGATCGCGATCCAGCTTGCCAAACATCTTGGCGCCACCGTCGCGACCACGACCAGCGCGGCCAATGCCGACTTGGTGCGTAGTCTCGGCGCGGACGTGGTGATCGATTACAGGACGCAGGATTTCTCGGCGCTGCTGTCGGGCTACGATGTCGTGCTCAACAGTCTTGATGCCAAAACGCTGGAGGCCTCGCTCAAGGTGCTCAAACCCGGCGGCCAACTGATCTCGATTTCAGGGCCGCCCGACCCGGCCTTCGCACGGGCGCTGGGACTGAACGGCGTGCTTCGTCTCGTCCTTCGCCTGATCAGTGCGGGCATCCGCCGGAAGGCCAGGAGAGTGGGTGTCGATTATTCGTTCCTGTTCATGCGTGCCGACGGCCGTCAGCTTGGCGAGATTGCAAAGCTGATCGAGGATGGCACGATCCGACCCGTTGTCGACCGTATCTTCCGATTTTCCTTGCTGAATGAAGCCATGGCCTATGTCGATGGCGGCCGCACCAAGGGGAAGGTCGTCGTCAGTCTTAAGGGCACGGCCTGA
- a CDS encoding FecCD family ABC transporter permease, which produces MIATLFVAIASLGIGPVSLGLGRLGHALISTDDQVARAILFELRMPRTLLGLLVGAMLGLAGAVLQGYLRNPLAEPSVLGASNASALGAVIALYFGISEWHPAMLPLLAIAMGLLALILLFALAGRSESPLSLILAGIAVSTLAGAGISLALNLSPNPFAAMEIMSWLLGSIENRAMEHVWIALPCVLAGSALLLANPTALDALSLGEDGARSLGVDLARTRLRLMLGIAIGVGGAVAVSGAIGFVGLIVPHLIRPLTDRSPSALLLPSMLGGAVLLTGADILVRVIPTGAELKLGVVTAFLGVPVFLFHLLRERRLW; this is translated from the coding sequence TTGATCGCCACACTGTTCGTGGCGATTGCTTCGCTCGGCATCGGCCCAGTCTCGCTGGGCCTCGGTCGCCTCGGCCACGCGCTGATTTCAACGGACGACCAGGTTGCCCGCGCAATTCTGTTCGAACTGCGCATGCCACGCACCCTCCTCGGTCTATTGGTAGGCGCGATGCTTGGCCTGGCCGGCGCCGTGCTTCAGGGTTATCTGCGAAACCCACTGGCCGAACCATCGGTACTGGGCGCATCCAATGCTTCGGCGCTCGGCGCAGTGATAGCACTCTACTTCGGCATTTCGGAATGGCACCCCGCCATGCTTCCCCTGCTTGCCATCGCAATGGGCCTCCTTGCGCTCATCCTGCTATTTGCATTGGCAGGTCGTTCGGAAAGCCCGTTGAGCCTGATCCTTGCGGGCATCGCCGTCTCCACCCTGGCAGGTGCCGGAATCAGCCTCGCGCTCAACCTTTCGCCCAATCCTTTCGCGGCCATGGAGATAATGTCCTGGCTGCTCGGTTCGATCGAGAACCGGGCGATGGAGCATGTCTGGATCGCCCTGCCCTGTGTTCTGGCCGGCAGCGCGCTGCTGCTTGCCAATCCCACTGCCCTCGATGCGCTTTCGCTGGGCGAAGACGGAGCGCGGTCGCTTGGTGTCGATCTCGCCCGCACGCGGCTTCGACTGATGCTGGGCATTGCGATCGGTGTCGGCGGGGCAGTGGCCGTTTCGGGCGCGATCGGTTTTGTGGGCCTGATCGTTCCGCATCTTATCCGTCCGCTGACCGACCGAAGCCCTTCCGCTCTTCTCCTGCCCTCGATGCTGGGCGGAGCGGTATTGCTGACGGGCGCAGACATTCTCGTGCGCGTCATTCCAACCGGCGCGGAACTCAAGCTCGGTGTGGTGACGGCCTTCCTTGGCGTTCCGGTCTTTCTCTTCCACCTGCTCAGGGAGCGCCGCCTGTGGTAA
- a CDS encoding alpha/beta hydrolase gives MTQHRDDWNTVQTRHVEAAGTRFAYRRLGREAGVPVVMLNHWGANLDNFDPPIVTGLAHDRPVYAMNYRGIGASGGEPPLTVAAMAADMVAAIRALGLEQVDLIGFSLGGFVAQQILLDAPDLVRRAILAGTGPAGGADIEKVGSVSWPLILKGLLTFRDPKTYLFFTASRQSRSAAKAFLNRLKMRKADRDKTVGLSAFARQLKAIEAWGRQAPQPLETIRRPVLVANGDHDIMVPTENSRELARRISNADLVLYPDAGHGGIFQYHEAFLEKVRAFLAA, from the coding sequence ATGACACAGCACCGGGATGACTGGAACACCGTGCAGACCCGCCATGTCGAGGCGGCAGGGACACGCTTTGCCTATCGCCGCCTTGGACGGGAAGCGGGTGTGCCGGTGGTGATGCTCAACCACTGGGGCGCGAACCTCGACAATTTCGATCCGCCCATTGTCACGGGATTAGCCCACGACAGGCCGGTCTATGCCATGAATTATCGCGGCATTGGCGCATCGGGCGGAGAACCGCCGCTGACCGTTGCCGCAATGGCAGCGGACATGGTCGCAGCGATCCGTGCGCTCGGCCTCGAACAGGTCGATCTGATCGGCTTTTCGCTCGGCGGCTTCGTCGCACAGCAGATCCTGCTCGATGCACCAGATCTGGTGCGGCGGGCGATATTGGCAGGTACCGGGCCGGCCGGCGGCGCCGATATCGAAAAGGTCGGTTCGGTTTCTTGGCCCTTGATCCTGAAGGGACTCCTGACCTTCCGCGACCCCAAGACCTATCTGTTCTTCACGGCGAGCAGGCAAAGCCGCAGCGCTGCCAAGGCATTTCTAAACCGCTTGAAGATGCGCAAGGCGGACCGCGACAAGACGGTTGGGCTCAGCGCGTTCGCACGCCAGCTCAAGGCGATCGAGGCGTGGGGGCGTCAGGCGCCGCAACCTTTGGAGACGATCCGCCGACCCGTTCTTGTGGCCAATGGCGATCACGACATCATGGTCCCGACCGAAAATTCGCGCGAACTCGCGCGGCGCATCTCGAATGCCGATCTCGTGCTGTATCCCGATGCCGGGCACGGCGGCATCTTTCAATATCATGAGGCCTTCCTCGAAAAGGTCAGGGCCTTCCTCGCCGCTTGA
- the tnpB gene encoding IS66 family insertion sequence element accessory protein TnpB (TnpB, as the term is used for proteins encoded by IS66 family insertion elements, is considered an accessory protein, since TnpC, encoded by a neighboring gene, is a DDE family transposase.), with protein sequence MSLPLPPSAKIYLSLAPCDMRKGFDGLSAQVRNILQLDPFSGAVFLFRGKRGDRLKALVWDGSGLCLYAKRLERGKFVWPRTQGGAAARLSSAQLAMLIEGLDWRQAIVHDEVPTPTLA encoded by the coding sequence TTGAGCCTGCCGCTGCCGCCGTCGGCGAAGATCTATCTGTCACTGGCGCCGTGCGACATGCGCAAGGGCTTCGATGGACTGTCGGCGCAGGTGCGCAACATCCTCCAGCTAGATCCATTCTCCGGCGCCGTATTCCTGTTCCGCGGCAAAAGAGGCGATCGGTTGAAGGCGCTGGTATGGGACGGATCAGGGCTTTGCCTCTATGCAAAACGTCTCGAACGCGGAAAGTTCGTGTGGCCCCGAACCCAGGGCGGAGCAGCCGCCCGGCTGTCGTCAGCGCAGTTGGCGATGCTGATCGAAGGGCTGGATTGGCGGCAGGCAATTGTTCACGACGAGGTGCCCACGCCGACCCTCGCGTGA
- a CDS encoding dihydrodipicolinate synthase family protein, with the protein MAIGWKGVFPAVTTQLREDLSIDLADTQRVVDDLINDGVTGVIALGTVGENNSLEYDEKVQVLSAIVEAVNGRVPVVTGVSEFDTRRAVRYAQAAEKAGADGLMLLPPMVYVPKAHELVAHFKGVAEQTALPIMLYNNPPAYRTVIDKDVLAALVDVKNIVAVKESAPDTRRFTDFKNIFGDRYTLFAGLDDVALEGLYLGAQGWVSGLTNAFPKESVELVKAFERGDHAKAMEIYRWFMPLLHLDADHDLVQSIKLAEQVMGRGSERVLPPRYVLEGERRAQVIAMVEKAAATRPDLTVAAAA; encoded by the coding sequence ATGGCAATTGGTTGGAAGGGCGTGTTCCCGGCGGTCACCACGCAGCTCCGTGAGGACCTGTCGATCGACCTCGCCGACACCCAGCGCGTCGTCGACGATCTCATCAACGACGGCGTGACCGGTGTGATCGCGCTCGGCACCGTGGGTGAGAACAACTCGCTTGAGTATGACGAGAAGGTCCAGGTTCTTTCGGCCATCGTCGAGGCGGTGAACGGCCGCGTTCCCGTCGTCACCGGCGTTTCCGAATTCGATACGCGCCGCGCCGTGCGTTACGCTCAGGCCGCCGAAAAGGCCGGCGCCGATGGCCTCATGCTGCTGCCGCCGATGGTCTACGTGCCCAAGGCGCACGAACTCGTCGCGCACTTCAAGGGTGTTGCCGAGCAGACCGCCCTGCCGATCATGCTCTATAACAACCCTCCGGCTTACCGCACCGTGATCGACAAGGACGTCCTTGCCGCTCTGGTCGACGTGAAGAACATCGTCGCGGTCAAGGAATCGGCGCCGGACACCCGCCGCTTCACCGATTTCAAGAACATCTTCGGCGATCGCTACACGCTGTTCGCGGGCCTCGACGACGTGGCTCTCGAAGGTCTCTACCTCGGCGCGCAGGGCTGGGTTTCGGGTCTTACCAACGCTTTCCCGAAGGAATCGGTCGAGCTGGTCAAGGCGTTCGAGCGCGGCGATCACGCCAAGGCCATGGAAATCTATCGCTGGTTCATGCCGCTCCTCCACCTCGACGCCGACCACGATCTGGTCCAGTCGATCAAGCTGGCAGAGCAGGTCATGGGTCGCGGTTCGGAGCGCGTGCTGCCTCCGCGCTACGTCCTTGAGGGCGAACGCCGCGCTCAGGTGATCGCGATGGTCGAAAAGGCCGCTGCAACCCGCCCCGACCTGACCGTCGCGGCAGCAGCATAA
- the tnpA gene encoding IS66-like element accessory protein TnpA has product MDIEQSNEPRMSARRDGGAVVRVERRRHWSDEEKLAILKETTQPGAIMAVVARRYGIGTGQLYTWRKQLLRGAMAGFVPVELAPSEPQGPSLELGRIEIRRGDFTVSIDRLVDRKALKWALQVVGELER; this is encoded by the coding sequence GTGGATATCGAGCAGTCAAACGAGCCTCGTATGAGTGCTCGCCGAGATGGCGGAGCGGTCGTTCGAGTGGAACGTCGCCGGCACTGGAGCGACGAAGAGAAGCTGGCGATCCTGAAGGAGACGACGCAGCCCGGCGCCATCATGGCGGTGGTCGCACGTCGGTACGGGATCGGGACCGGTCAGCTTTACACTTGGCGCAAGCAATTGCTCCGCGGTGCTATGGCGGGGTTCGTGCCCGTCGAGTTGGCGCCAAGCGAACCGCAAGGCCCATCGCTTGAGCTTGGCCGGATCGAGATCCGGCGCGGCGACTTCACTGTGTCGATCGACAGGCTGGTCGACAGGAAGGCTTTGAAGTGGGCGCTCCAGGTTGTCGGGGAGCTTGAACGTTGA
- a CDS encoding aldo/keto reductase, producing the protein MDYVTFGRTGLQVSSLALGTGNFGTGWGYGADADAARTIFDAYVDAGGNFIDTADVYQFGQSEEIVGDLLKGRREDFVLATKFANGAVPAPNRLVTGNSRKAMVASVEASLKRLKTDRIDLYWVHHPDTATPSEEIVRGLDDLARAGKILYAGLSNFPAWRLAHTATIAALTNAVPIAAAQFEHSLVHREPETDLFPACHALGIAPITWSPLGGGMLTGKYRKGDTGRKEGFGGRVFQPEDSAIRTATVDALLAIAEELDTSPDHVAIAWAMGHSAVPLIGPRTLEQARSNLGAAALSLSVEHRTRLDLASTPPAGEKV; encoded by the coding sequence ATGGACTATGTGACGTTCGGCCGCACCGGCCTTCAGGTTTCGAGCCTTGCGCTCGGTACCGGCAATTTCGGCACCGGCTGGGGTTATGGCGCCGACGCTGACGCCGCCCGCACGATCTTCGATGCCTATGTCGATGCGGGGGGAAATTTCATCGACACCGCCGATGTCTATCAGTTCGGCCAGTCCGAAGAGATCGTCGGCGACCTGCTGAAGGGGCGCCGCGAAGATTTCGTGTTGGCGACCAAGTTCGCCAACGGCGCCGTGCCTGCGCCGAACCGCCTCGTCACGGGCAACAGTCGCAAGGCGATGGTCGCCTCGGTCGAAGCCAGTCTCAAGCGCCTCAAGACCGACCGGATTGACCTATACTGGGTCCACCATCCCGATACGGCCACGCCGTCGGAAGAGATCGTGCGCGGCCTCGACGATTTGGCCCGCGCAGGCAAGATCCTCTATGCCGGGCTCTCCAATTTCCCCGCGTGGCGACTGGCGCATACTGCGACGATCGCCGCGCTTACAAATGCGGTGCCGATTGCCGCTGCCCAGTTCGAGCACAGTCTGGTGCACCGCGAACCGGAGACCGATCTGTTCCCGGCATGCCACGCGCTAGGCATCGCTCCCATCACTTGGTCGCCGCTTGGTGGCGGCATGCTGACTGGCAAGTATCGCAAGGGCGATACAGGCCGGAAGGAAGGCTTTGGCGGCCGCGTCTTCCAACCGGAAGATAGTGCAATCCGTACTGCAACGGTCGATGCGCTGCTGGCAATCGCGGAGGAACTCGACACTAGCCCGGACCACGTCGCCATCGCTTGGGCCATGGGGCATAGCGCCGTTCCGCTCATCGGACCGCGCACTCTTGAGCAGGCGCGGAGCAACCTTGGTGCCGCAGCATTATCGCTCTCGGTGGAGCATCGCACTAGGCTCGATCTTGCAAGCACGCCCCCGGCAGGGGAGAAAGTCTGA
- a CDS encoding transposase domain-containing protein — protein MEPEAWFTDVIERIGNHPINRIDELLPWNWQAARAIQNLEQAA, from the coding sequence GTGGAGCCCGAAGCCTGGTTTACCGACGTGATCGAGCGTATTGGCAACCATCCGATCAACCGGATCGACGAACTCCTGCCGTGGAACTGGCAGGCCGCACGGGCGATCCAGAACCTGGAGCAAGCTGCTTGA
- a CDS encoding 4-hydroxyproline epimerase, translating into MRHTFFCIDGHTAGNPVRLVAGGAPLLKGASMSERRQDFLSRFDWIRTGLCFEPRGHDMMSGGFLYPPTDAANDIGILFIETSGCLPMCGHGTIGMVTFGLEHGLIQPATPGKLRVEVPAGVIEIAYETEGQKVTSVRITNVPAYVAERGIEVDVEGIGPLTIDVSYGGNYYAIVEPQGNYTGLDDLGASRIVELSGRIREAVREKYEPVHPLDPTIRGVSHVLWADKPKHEGADGRNAVFYGDKAIDRSPCGTGTSARLAHLHATGRLKVGERFVHESYICSRFIGRVEQEVTLGDKPAIIPSIEGSAIATGFNTIWIDQADPFWAGFQVK; encoded by the coding sequence ATGCGGCACACTTTCTTCTGCATCGACGGCCACACAGCCGGTAACCCCGTTCGCCTCGTGGCGGGCGGGGCTCCGCTGTTGAAGGGCGCCTCCATGTCCGAACGGCGGCAGGACTTCCTGTCTCGCTTCGACTGGATTCGTACCGGCCTGTGCTTCGAACCGCGCGGGCACGACATGATGTCGGGCGGCTTCCTCTATCCGCCGACCGATGCCGCCAACGACATCGGCATCCTTTTCATTGAGACGTCGGGCTGCCTGCCGATGTGCGGCCATGGCACTATCGGCATGGTGACTTTCGGCCTTGAACACGGGCTGATCCAGCCCGCAACGCCGGGCAAGCTGCGCGTCGAGGTTCCGGCAGGCGTGATCGAGATTGCCTATGAAACCGAAGGCCAGAAGGTCACTTCGGTGCGGATCACCAACGTCCCTGCCTATGTCGCCGAACGCGGCATCGAAGTGGACGTGGAGGGCATCGGCCCGCTCACCATCGACGTGTCCTACGGCGGCAACTACTATGCCATCGTCGAGCCGCAGGGGAACTACACCGGTCTCGACGATCTTGGCGCCTCGCGCATCGTTGAGCTTTCGGGCCGCATCCGCGAAGCCGTGCGCGAGAAGTACGAGCCGGTCCACCCGCTCGATCCCACGATCCGCGGGGTCAGCCACGTGCTATGGGCCGACAAGCCAAAGCACGAAGGCGCCGATGGCCGCAACGCGGTGTTCTACGGTGACAAGGCTATAGACCGCAGCCCCTGCGGCACGGGCACTTCGGCTCGCCTTGCGCATCTCCATGCAACCGGCCGCCTCAAGGTTGGCGAGCGCTTCGTGCATGAGAGCTACATCTGCAGCCGTTTCATCGGCCGGGTGGAGCAGGAAGTCACGCTTGGCGACAAGCCTGCGATCATTCCCTCGATCGAGGGCTCGGCGATCGCCACGGGCTTCAATACGATCTGGATAGATCAGGCCGATCCCTTCTGGGCCGGTTTCCAGGTAAAGTGA
- a CDS encoding plasmid pRiA4b ORF-3 family protein, with amino-acid sequence MSNAFVVHMTITLDDVTPAVTRMIEVPLGIRLDRLHTTFQEALGWTDSHLWELTFGRTGFGIPDPSYGFGGPLDARKTTLAEALEGMRGKTFQYLYDFGDGWEHSVKIHGIAPADPQVSYPRLLEATGMRPPEDSGGPWGYAEKLEALTDPSHEYHEEALDALGDDHDPHTQPNIEIIHARFAALAKKWAPRPRKSK; translated from the coding sequence TTGAGCAACGCCTTCGTCGTGCACATGACGATCACTCTGGATGACGTGACGCCCGCCGTGACCCGCATGATTGAAGTGCCGCTCGGAATCCGGCTCGATCGTTTGCATACTACCTTCCAAGAAGCGTTGGGATGGACCGATAGCCATCTGTGGGAGCTAACCTTCGGGCGCACGGGCTTCGGTATCCCTGACCCGTCCTACGGCTTTGGTGGCCCACTTGATGCCCGAAAGACGACTCTCGCAGAGGCGTTGGAGGGAATGCGCGGCAAGACCTTCCAGTACCTCTACGACTTTGGCGACGGATGGGAGCACAGCGTCAAGATCCACGGCATCGCTCCAGCTGACCCGCAAGTCAGCTATCCGCGCCTGCTGGAAGCTACCGGAATGCGCCCACCGGAAGACTCGGGTGGTCCGTGGGGCTATGCCGAGAAGCTGGAGGCTCTCACCGATCCGTCGCATGAATATCATGAAGAGGCGTTGGATGCTCTTGGCGACGACCATGACCCCCACACTCAGCCCAACATCGAGATAATCCACGCCCGCTTCGCGGCGCTCGCCAAGAAATGGGCGCCGCGCCCGCGGAAAAGCAAATAG
- a CDS encoding alkene reductase, translating to MTVTTLFSTYGLGGIRLANRIVMAPLTRNRAGAGLVPSEFAAEYYAQRASAGLIITEATQVSAQAQGYQDTPGLYTPEQIAAWRKVTDAVHAKGGRIFVQLWHVGRVSHVDLHGGEAPVAPSAIRADAKTFVNNGFADVSEPRALELAEIPGIIESFRQAAANAISAGFDGLEIHGANGYLLDQFAKDGANQRSDSYGGSVENRARLMLEVVAAVAGEIGANRTGIRLSPVSPANGISSSDPQAQFDYIVAQLDKLDIAYIHVVEGATGGPRDVAPFDFAALRKAFRNTYIANNGFDHALAEAHLTKGEADVIAFGRPFIANPDLVERLKSGAALADIDPATLYGGGAKGYTDYPVANADTAA from the coding sequence ATGACTGTCACCACGCTTTTCTCGACCTACGGCCTCGGCGGTATTAGGCTTGCCAATCGCATTGTGATGGCCCCGCTGACCCGCAACCGCGCAGGTGCAGGCTTGGTGCCAAGCGAATTTGCGGCTGAGTACTATGCCCAGCGCGCCAGCGCCGGGCTGATTATCACCGAGGCGACGCAGGTGTCAGCGCAGGCCCAAGGCTATCAGGATACCCCCGGCCTCTACACACCCGAACAGATCGCCGCTTGGCGCAAGGTGACCGATGCCGTCCATGCCAAGGGCGGCCGTATCTTCGTGCAACTGTGGCATGTTGGGCGGGTCAGCCATGTCGATCTCCATGGCGGCGAAGCGCCTGTGGCGCCTTCGGCGATCCGGGCGGATGCCAAGACATTCGTGAATAACGGCTTTGCCGATGTGTCCGAGCCGCGCGCGCTGGAACTCGCTGAGATCCCCGGCATCATCGAGAGCTTCCGTCAGGCCGCCGCCAATGCGATCTCGGCCGGCTTCGACGGCTTGGAAATTCACGGCGCCAACGGCTATCTGCTCGACCAGTTCGCCAAGGACGGCGCCAACCAGCGCAGCGACAGCTATGGCGGCTCAGTCGAGAACCGGGCCCGGTTGATGCTCGAGGTCGTGGCGGCGGTGGCCGGAGAGATCGGCGCAAACCGCACCGGTATCCGCCTGTCTCCCGTGTCGCCTGCTAACGGTATCTCGTCCAGCGATCCGCAGGCGCAATTCGACTATATTGTCGCCCAGTTGGATAAGCTGGACATTGCCTATATCCATGTCGTCGAAGGCGCGACCGGTGGCCCGCGCGACGTCGCTCCGTTCGATTTCGCAGCACTGCGCAAAGCGTTCCGCAACACCTACATTGCCAACAACGGCTTCGATCACGCGCTGGCCGAGGCGCATCTGACGAAGGGCGAAGCTGACGTGATCGCTTTCGGGCGGCCTTTCATCGCCAATCCCGACCTGGTCGAACGCCTGAAATCCGGCGCTGCGCTGGCCGATATCGATCCCGCCACCCTCTACGGCGGCGGCGCAAAGGGGTACACCGATTACCCAGTAGCAAACGCCGATACGGCGGCGTGA
- a CDS encoding SDR family NAD(P)-dependent oxidoreductase: MIIMNIVIFWKKGNAMTKPAVLITGASTGIGATYADRFARRGHDLVLVARDVARMEALATGLRAQNGVSIDILPADLTRADEIAAVEARLRDDDRIGILLNNAGAGLNGSFVDQPTDAITQLIALNTTSVTRLASAVAPRLAARGDGAIINIGSVVGLAPELGMSVYGATKAFVLFLSQGLALELGKKGVYVQAVLPAATRTELWWRAGADEANLPAMMDVNDLVDAALVGFDKREGVTIPPLHDGTLWDVFDGARKAMLPGFGTTQPASRYVA, from the coding sequence ATGATCATCATGAATATAGTGATTTTCTGGAAAAAGGGCAATGCGATGACCAAACCTGCAGTTCTTATCACCGGCGCTTCGACCGGGATCGGTGCCACATATGCCGATCGGTTCGCCCGGCGCGGCCACGATCTGGTATTGGTTGCGCGCGACGTCGCCCGTATGGAGGCGCTGGCGACCGGCCTGCGCGCGCAGAACGGCGTGTCGATCGACATCTTGCCTGCCGACCTGACCCGCGCCGACGAGATCGCAGCGGTGGAGGCGCGGCTGCGCGATGACGACCGGATCGGCATCCTCCTGAACAACGCAGGTGCTGGTCTGAACGGCAGCTTCGTCGATCAGCCCACGGACGCGATCACACAGTTGATCGCGCTCAACACCACATCTGTGACGCGCCTCGCCAGTGCAGTGGCCCCCCGTCTGGCCGCGCGCGGGGATGGCGCGATCATCAACATCGGTTCGGTCGTGGGACTGGCGCCGGAACTGGGTATGTCGGTTTACGGGGCAACCAAGGCGTTCGTGTTGTTCCTGTCGCAGGGACTGGCGTTGGAGCTTGGAAAAAAGGGCGTGTATGTTCAGGCGGTACTTCCTGCCGCGACCCGCACGGAATTGTGGTGGCGTGCCGGTGCCGACGAGGCAAACCTGCCGGCGATGATGGACGTGAACGATCTGGTCGATGCGGCGCTGGTCGGCTTCGACAAGCGCGAGGGCGTTACCATCCCGCCTTTGCATGATGGCACATTGTGGGATGTCTTCGATGGCGCCCGCAAGGCGATGCTCCCCGGCTTCGGCACGACGCAGCCGGCATCGCGCTACGTCGCCTGA